The Danio rerio strain Tuebingen ecotype United States chromosome 19, GRCz12tu, whole genome shotgun sequence genome includes the window ctcacggcgcaggcaacacacgcagctgtgcatttatacttctgtgcgctgtctctgttggtctgcattaacacttccgaaacgctagttggcagtgaggtgtaaatgttcctctgtgttgagtttcttcgcttttgttttgcgtttcctgaacaagtgactcaaactcgctcattttgaggcaggaaccggcggacgtgcaacagctttaactatgaggtaaacacaaaacaaatctttccatccggagctccttcacgggactccacacttgtaaacaatcgctacattgggttcgcgccattcgcacggctctcggtcctgccccgactcgtcagcgctaccaagccaaccaatcacagagcttgcgtgttgttttttgagaggtgcacgtcagcgacgccgacagccacggcgaagggcattgcatcagcaccgtagcatacgccggtgtttgacgcaaaagtataaatcagccttaaccctAACACTCACAGTGACCTCATTAGCATCATTGTGCGcattgtctgacattgcatttctGAGATATGCAATCTTAACTTGCATATCATGGCTGCATTCAGATACTATTAAgtctatattttgttgtattttgtacaaaaaaaaaattcacttttaGTATTGGTTTTGCcacatttacattgtatttaatgtgatttaaatgcaaatgcaactttatttaaagaaaaatagtgttgaCTTGTGATGCATGTaatggatgtttattaaaaacaagttatgcAATATCAATTGTTGATAAAATTCAAATTTGGACCTTTTAACGTAGAGCTTGAGAACCCTCTGTTTTATATGCTTTGTTATAGTAAACTTTTTTCAAACAAAATTACCTCTGACAAAATATTAATGGATTCATGCcacctcaaaataaaataatatttatttgtactattaaaaattattttaatagcacGGGTCAGTGTCTCATTCATAAAGACTtgcaaaaaacttaaaaaaataagtcaatGAAGAACGTGTAACATGAAGACAGCTACTTGTCAAACTATTCTTGAAACAAGGAAGTTAATACAATATCTATAAGTATTCATTActttttctatccatctatctagaCAGTATGCAAGAACAAAATACTGTTGGAGGTGATCATAATATAATCATTTCTTACCAGCTCAGCATACTTCTTGCAGAGACCACCCAGCTTCTCCTCTGGAGTGCTCAGTGTGTTGAGGGTCTGCATTAAAAGAGTTATCTCCTTCCCTACAATGCACAAGtataaaacaaattttagttAACAAGAGGGTTTATTACTGGAGTTGACACATTTTATGCTTTGATTTTGATTCAAAAGCTCTCAATTTGATTGTCATAATTGACCATTTGGGTCGATTACTACAGGTTACCACTTCCTTGCAGTGTGAAATGACACTAATAGAAAACGAAAAAGTTTCTGAGGGTTTATGAATaactaaataatttaacaaaGCTTTATTGATCTCTTTATCAAATACTATTTAGTTAGAAATTGATACAATAAGACAAAGTTCTTTAAAAACCTTCAGCAGTTCATGATAgtatgaattgaactgaactatgAAAGTGACAGCTCATGAAAGGTACTGAGTGGAACAAAACTGGCCAACTATgaacatgctgaaatattaataaCTTTATTATACATTACATGCATTTTAATTCATATGATTTTGacgagacttttttttttatctttcacagaggctacatttatttaattaaaaatatgataTGCTCAGTTACACTGCAAGTAACTGATATATTTGAGTAATACCTCAGAGAAGGTGTGGAAAAAAGCAAGTTGAATGATATACATTTATAACACCTAGATTAACTTTTGTATTATTCCATCAGGTTCAGGAGAGTGTGTtgttttgtgtgcatgttttgGTTTTTAGTTAGAGTagtttagttaagacgtttgATACCTTGAAGaggtttcttttcatgcttttcatatttagtttagtttgtttaatacagttagtacattttgatttattttttctttgatttgagcacctctaacCACCTCACATCCATcaggtaaattattatttattcattgtaaatatttttcttttactgtacaatattttttttacttgctttaacTGGAAGTATGGCCAATAAATAATGAATTGCAGTGATATTCAATCTTTAGTTGTTCGTTCAATCACTGGTTATACGCACACAAAATTATTATATGTTAGGTCAAAAATACCCTAAATAACATCTAAATGACGTAACATTAATATATTCGCCATATTATACATATTTACGTTTCAGAATCGCTACTCCATTTTTCATTGGCAGGTGATCACTATAACCACTATAATATGCTTATTTGGAGATCAAGAAGCATTTCTTCTCTTTGTCAAAGTTTAAAATGGTTTGAGCCTTCATATTTTTATAGCACAACATTTTTACAGGATCATTTCTTCAACAGAACAGAATATATCTGAAATCTTTTGAAACACTAACATTTTTACTGCTTAATGCATCCTAGTTgaataacagtattaatgtaattatatttaaGGTATTAAATTGGTAGTGTACATAACTGACAAATAAAGTCAATTCGAGTATGTAAAGTATTTTATACCAACTCACCCAGTCCCTTCACTTTCTTCTTCTCCTGCAGCTTCTTCTGATCTTTCTCTACACATCCGTTGCCATTCAGTTTGGCTTCCTCCTGCTTGCCGTTTTCCTTCTCAGACAGCCCATTGACTTCCACACCATTGGTCACGGCGGCATTCTTGCTGCCAACACTGCCATCCTCATGACAGTAGGTGCTGAGGATGTCCTCCAGCTGTCTGCTCAGCTCCTCAGCCATATCACAAGAAGAAATTGCCCCAGCCTCTGCCACTGAACACAAGAAACATGCGAGATGAAACACTGCATTGAAAACAGCTTTTCCACAACAAAAGTTATAGATGTAAAGTTGGTGTTTTGTGTCATTTATGGCCCCTATCATTTTTATGATGCAGAAAACGCAAAACTGCAGAATCCAGCCATTAAAAACAGAATAAGCTGCACAACACAATTTCAAGAAATATTTGGATAAATCAAAAGCAGTGCTGAACATCTGATAAACCGATGAATGCATGTGACAATTAAACTACAAAAAATTTTTTATATGAAGTCTGTCTGTTCTGCATTAATAAACAGCATGATTTTGTTTGTATATACATTCATACTAAAGCACTTGTCACCATATATAATATTTAGATGGTAACCCAAGTCACTTTACaagcattttattcatttatttttttttgagaattacAATGTCATGCAAACAGAAACTCAAGTGTCTCCACAACAAAATGGGACAGACATATTTCGCTATTGTAGAATGCACTTTTAAAAGTGAtattaactaacagtttaacAAGTACTGTAACTGCCTGGTATACTTTTGGCAACAgtgtattaatttataattaaaaaacaaataaataaataactggtgGTGTCAGGAACACAATTTAACTAAGGAAAAATGgtgaaggtgttttttttttttttttaagagagcagaataaaaaaaaaattttttaaaaacttagcagacaaataaaataaaactgaatgaaaaaaaaaagtttaaatgcattccatgtttattacatttaaaaaaaaaataaatagaaaaagatTTATGTGCAACTAAATAAACACCATAATTTTAATTGACTTGatatgctttttgatttaaactttttaaataaagaaaataattatataaatagaatttattttcttaaagtttatttttatatactgtttaaaataatacatttgatttccGCATATACATCAGCTTAATCAGTACTTAATcagccaaaactggaactaacAAACCAAATTATGATAACAGTAAAAACATCTGTACACCCAAgtttatgttagggaaaaatgtTAGATACAATATgggggaacaaaaaaaaaacatttctaaaatgttgttgatgttttgtagtaatttattttgttgcaatatttaacttgattttacttattttttcatttctaaatatgtttggtgactaaaatataatttaaataagcatatctgttcaataaatctgttttgttcaaatgcaccaaaatattttgactatatttactgagaaatggataaaaatattaattttcaaaatgctgTGCAGAATAGTACAACACTGATAACATTCagtcaagaaaaatattaatgcaGAATAAAATGGGTATTatgaacagaataaactaatttttaataTGAAAGGGAGAAAACTTTGCtttggaaaataaaaacacattccaAATGACAAAATCATATCATGTCCCTTACAGCCTTCATCTTTGTTGGCTGGTGAGCCGTCCGGCTGTGTTTCAGCTTCTTTAGGGCTGTTGGTCATCTCAGATGCAGGCGTGCTCTCCTCAGTATCATCTGCACTGCTATCAGCTGCAGGATCCTCCATTTGCCTCTGCATGGCTAATTTATAAGCAAATACTAAAACACACAATGCACAAGTTAAAGACTAACAAGACGACACGCTTCATCATAAAACAGCTTGAAGGTTTCGGTTTCAATTCAGCCTCGCCATTACTAATCACTTTTTGTAAAAGAATTCACCAAACAAACCAGGCCGACAGTTGACTCTTTAACTCACCATGGTAACAACGGTAAAAACACGCTAATCACTAAACACTAGAGATCACGTTTACAGCTATCAGACGATTGTCAATCATTCAGTCCTTCGTGCAGTTGTCAAACTATTACTAACAGACGTGCAAAACAAAGAACATGTTTTACTTTAACCTGATTGATAATAgctgtaaatatgtatataagtATAACTGAGAGGAGAGCTGTGGCTGTGTACCATCTCGCTCGACTAGTTTAGCTGTCGTGGCTAACAAAACGCACAGTTAAACATCCGAATACTGAATTGACGCGCTCTAATTTGTCAATATTTCGCTAAACATGTACATTTAACGTGTTCGCGCTTTAaagtaataatgtttaaaataatagcaGTGTCTTACTTTGGTCTAAGAAACCACTTCTTATGTTTGTCACCACTCTTTACCCTTCCCACTGCCGATTCCAACTGACACAGGAAATGCCAGGGTAACACTCTAAGATGATTGGACGGATCGTGGCAAACTTCcggtgtatttttgtttttttattagattttttttatactttattattataatttagatcgttattttttgtaaagcaaTATatgataatattaaataattaatgtaactgttaattaaataattaaatatcttTAAATGAGAAAGGTTCTGGGTCCTGTAGGacctatttttcttttattaacgATAAGCGTGTGTTTGGCAAATAAAACGTTAAAagcaagattattattattattattattattattattattattattattattgtattttgtgtttttgataatttttttctttatttattttttataattccgGCATAAAgtcttttattaaattaaagacAATTAAAAACTAACCAAGatcacttaaaaatatatagacacCAGCAAAAGTGCTTTatttccttattattattattaatttattaatatgtttttgttgttgttgttgatgatgatgataatggtgaTGATTAATGAACATTGCAAGTTATAAGTTTACTATAAACACACATTTCTATCTTTATTGTAATTTTACAGCGCGTATACGATAAATAATTTCCTTTTATTTgcacacataaaaatgtaaaataaattaaacaacatatttaAAACCGAATAAATCAATATGTCAATTAGCAATAATTtgacatattatataatatttgcaTATTATACATATCATACAATGTGTTATCCTCACCAAGGACACATAAAAAATGTagcatttcaaaaatattttattttattcgtaAAAGATTTAAAAGCCACGCCCATCGCAGCAGGTCAGCGTCGGCGCCATGTTGGACCGGGCAACTGCAACAGAACCTTGAGCTGGCGAAAGAAAATGCCAGATTCGTGTGCTGCTTGGGGATGTAAAAACCGCCGCGCAGTCCAAACCAAATCGCGAGGAATTACCTTTCACAAGTAAGACTGAACAAAGTTGTTTCTGGTTGAATCTGGCCGCTAAAAATTATGTTATGCTTAGCGACAATAGCTTTCTATGAAAGCTGAGTATAAGACATCGCTGTATATAATCCCGTATAAAATCACAGGTTGTGACCGTTTAACGTTATATATCGTAGCCTAGGATCGTTAACGCTAGTTGTAACTGATGAGTTTGCCCACCTAGACCCCAGAGACTCACCAAGACCCCAGACTGGAGCGCCACCAAACGGAGATGTGTTTTTGATTCAGGTCAAGTTATTGCCGTTTCAGAAAGCTTTTTATGCTCTGAAACTTTCTTACTCTTAGCTATTTTTCTTACATTGTTCTTATaatttagttttgcttttttgtGTGGAAAACTACTAAATAGTTAACTATTTGGGTAATTTTTATTCTGCGAATTTAACTTCAGATAAGGTTCAAAATGGGCTCATGCCTTTGAATATAAAATTATAACCACAGTCAAGCAAATTGTGAATTTTTAAACACACCTGTCATCATCACACACCttttacatatatatgtatatatatatatatgtatatatatatatatatatatatatatatatatatatatatatatatatatatatatatatatatatatatgtatatattatattatatatatatatatatatatatatatatatatatatatatatatatatacacacacgcacacacatacatacatatacatatatacatatatacatatgtgtgtgtgtgtgtgtgtatatatatatatatatatatgtgtgtgtgtgtgtgtgtgtgtgtgtgtgtatatatacatacatacacacacacacacacacacacatatatatatatatatatatatatatatatatatatatatacatacatacatacacacacacacacacacacacacacacacacacatatatatatatatacacacacacacacacacacacacacacacacaaacacacacatatatatatatattagtgctgtcaaaattagtgcgttaacgcatgtgattaatttaaattaacaaaattaataaattaatttaaaaacatttacacagttgctgttttttcatttcctgttgtgttcaacatgcaaagaaatatggataaggcCAAGGAAgcgctttttgaaggcaagtttcagtacaATACTAGTACTGtcacatcaccaggctctccagcgttttcTCCATTGctgagtttcatgcaatttcgggtgtttcatttttaactttcaacttctgttttaatggagttTAATACCGCATGGCAAACGAAAAGAAAAACCTCAGAATTTAATAGACTATTTATAAGAGTATTATATGTCCTGCGCgtggtgtctgtgtgtgcgcgtgtgcatgCGTGTTTCTTAGCAACAAAGCTACATAAACGtctgtagccactaaatcaaaaagttacgaattgccgtgagattgcgttgcactctcagctcgcatcattcaaaagaaaatagccacattgtcccccgataatgtcaacataCTGCACTGTCTTAGCGACTGACTGAATGTAAAAGAGGACTGagtaaaattgtttctactttataattaacatTCTCAACtaacagcaatacaactttacaatgagtgcaattgtttgtattcaatacattaatgttattataatttttctattttccatatctgtaatgcctgtattttggcatttttttgcagtccacttagagtccaacatggaaatatttttttttctttattggcattgattgttttgaaattcaaatggcactaacatgcctgtgttttaatttctgcaataaatatggctgtcaagccaggatcttgatggtttattgtgggtatgttgtttagatgaagaaatctgtgttacaagttaaacacaaattctaataagcaattatattttgaatttaaatagtttttttgttttgtgtttacataaattttacatttgaatagcagaaattacaagtttcagtcttttaaatgtgattaattgcgattaattaaaaaaagtgtgattttagtaaaaaaaaaatttatcgattgacagcactaatatataaacacacacatatatatatatatatatatatatatatatatatatatatatatatatatatatatatatatatatatatatatatatatatatatatatatatatatatatatacacacacacacacacacacacacacacataaatgaaaCAGCAAAAATTTATGATCatacaaactattatatttaaacttataCTTGCCAGTGGTTTAAAGTGGAAAGGCATACATGTATAAATGTAACATTAGTATTTTAGGGTTGCACTGTGATTCTTTGAAAATATTCCAGAGATATGTGAGCTATAATACTGAAGGACACTGTTTGCTTACATTTGGCAGGTTTCCTAAAGAGAACGTGTTGAGAAAGCAGTGGGAAATCGCCTTAAAAAGGAAAGGTTTTTCAGCCAGTGAGTCCTCAGTGCTGTGCAGTGAACACTTCAGGCCACAGGACCTGGACAGGACAGGTCAGACTGTCAGGGTcagagatggagctaaaccctcaGTCTTCAGTTTTCCAGCTCATATGCAAAAAGTAGGTCTTGCACTAGATTATATGCATGTAATAACTAGTCATTTGGCTTGTGTACATGTGCACTCCATGTTGACTTCAAAAATTGATTT containing:
- the LOC141379121 gene encoding THAP domain-containing protein 6-like isoform X2, which translates into the protein MPDSCAAWGCKNRRAVQTKSRGITFHKFPKENVLRKQWEIALKRKGFSASESSVLCSEHFRPQDLDRTGQTVRVRDGAKPSVFSFPAHMQKHVTARKTQTSIKAEELYAVNKETTQKQETKPLPNVDHCCISGVLNPVPGDQTSCRVQLQINHN